The following proteins come from a genomic window of Pichia kudriavzevii chromosome 1, complete sequence:
- a CDS encoding uncharacterized protein (PKUD0A10570; similar to Saccharomyces cerevisiae YHR087W (RTC3); ancestral locus Anc_5.384), translating to MSGQQRIVYKGQNQDFMVFIDDPHALYEYQNGDTTVPLSSVVSSFEVYRPVTGNGTSGMIEAASNQVLSEEFGDFKSIEDEIIPQILSKGELQKVRKESFA from the coding sequence atgTCAGGCCAACAGAGAATTGTTTATAAGGGACAGAACCAAGACTTTATGGTGTTTATAGATGATCCACATGCATTATATGAGTACCAGAATGGAGACACAACGGTTCCTCTATCCTCAGTGGTTTCCTCATTTGAGGTGTACCGTCCTGTGACGGGTAATGGTACCTCGGGGATGATTGAAGCCGCAAGTAACCAAGTCTTGAGTGAGGAATTTGGCGATTTCAAGAGCATTGAGGATGAAATCATCCCGCAAATACTAAGTAAGGGAGAACTCCAAAAGGTGAGAAAGGAGTCGTTTGCTTAG
- a CDS encoding uncharacterized protein (PKUD0A10580; similar to Saccharomyces cerevisiae YOR211C (MGM1); ancestral locus Anc_8.628), giving the protein MLRVGLGAGGSHFRASLSKGACVQIRHLGTNGFRNTHRVRVLVFNTMRRAISNQVLVRSSRRSFSIFSIGKAVSNVAKVPVYLGGGLAAAGSYVMYKVEEASDYTSEQLDKAKEFAGDLKEGFGVFMDSLKSQFPSNDEVEGASKKYNSNNSNNSNNNNNNNKGGDNGDDEKTLVGSVASGIGIGKSLSNGYKDMGEEEEEDLELLEDDDETSDEEEQRQREMLEDQMLNLTRQMIEIRNILLNVNGATDLRLPSIVVIGSQSSGKSSVLESIVGQEFLPKGSNMVTRRPIELTLVNDPSSASEVAEFPALKMFNMTDFQQVQKVLVDLNLAVPHDEAVSSDPIQLTIKSPRVPDLSLVDLPGYIQVEAADQPMTLKSKIREVCDKYLEQPNIILAISAADVDLANSSALRAARKADPRGERTIGIITKLDLVDPDVGRAMLTNKKYPLKMGYVGVVTKIPKSNSIFQKQTGLQAFIAQQNEERRFFRENKEVFEGTSVGTKLLKKKLIRVLERSMSAALKPMQQQVINELEETSYKFKVEFNDRDLTAEKYMAQTIDNLKMEIKEFSERFGRPELRSLLRSELDQKVLDVLALRYWNKSEPYIKKNPGYADLEYEEPSISELNYARNDETFWHRKLDLSTANLTKIGVGRLSTSLVTEAILTEIDVLVNSSNLRNNNMIKTAIKDAAASVLSQRFNSTADQVENCIKPFKYEIEVEDREWDLGRKHAIMLLNEELRESRAAYDLIKKTVGGNKLKQILTYIQNEHNSVGQNIERENMGFSPGLLLRGREALFLNDRVNILNMRLKGLQSSSCKSKENKFKCPEIFLDVVAEKLTQTAILFLNVELLSDFYYSFPRELEKRLSSNLTPEEIESYAKQDPKVRRHIELQERKELLQLALSKIEDVMAIQKRF; this is encoded by the coding sequence ATGCTTAGGGTCGGATTAGGGGCAGGTGGGTCTCACTTCAGGGCGTCGCTGTCGAAGGGGGCCTGTGTGCAAATCAGACATCTGGGCACCAATGGGTTCAGAAACACCCATCGTGTTAGGGTTCTTGTGTTCAACACCATGAGGCGAGCAATCTCGAACCAGGTTTTGGTGAGGTCCTCTCGTCGGTCGTTCTCCATTTTCAGTATAGGAAAGGCTGTGTCCAATGTAGCCAAGGTGCCCGTCTATTTGGGTGGAGGATTAGCTGCAGCAGGGAGTTATGTCATGTACAAAGTAGAAGAAGCATCAGACTATACTAGTGAACAGTTGGACAAGGCGAAAGAGTTTGCCGGGGACTTGAAGGAAGGGTTTGGAGTTTTCATGGATTCGTTGAAGAGCCAGTTCCCATCAAATGACGAGGTCGAAGGTGCGTCGAAAAAGTACAATAGCAACAATAGCAAcaatagcaacaacaacaacaacaacaacaaaggAGGTGACAATGGAGATGACGAGAAAACACTTGTTGGATCTGTTGCATCCGGTATTGGAATAGGGAAAAGTTTAAGTAATGGCTACAAAGATATgggagaagaagaagaagaagatctGGAGCTGCTCGAAGACGACGACGAAACTAGTGATGAGGAGGAACAGAGACAACGTGAAATGTTGGAGGATCAAATGCTCAACCTCACGAGGCAAATGATTGAAATTAGAAACATCCTCTTGAATGTGAATGGAGCTACGGATTTGAGATTACCTTCTATTGTTGTGATAGGCTCTCAAAGTTCGGGTAAATCCTCTGTCCTAGAGAGTATCGTTGGTCAAGAATTTCTACCAAAGGGTTCAAATATGGTCACTAGGAGACCCATTGAATTGACTCTAGTTAACGATCCTTCAAGTGCTTCGGAAGTTGCTGAATTCCCTGCTCTGAAGATGTTCAATATGACAGATTTCCAGCAAGTGCAAAAAGTCTTGGTCGACTTGAACTTGGCCGTCCCTCATGATGAGGCTGTTTCTTCAGATCCAATTCAACTGACAATCAAATCTCCGAGAGTCCCCGATCTTTCCTTGGTTGATCTACCAGGTTACATCCAAGTTGAAGCGGCTGACCAACCAAtgactttgaaatcaaaaatcagAGAAGTTTGTGACAAGTATCTTGAGCAGCCCAACATTATTTTGGCAATTTCTGCTGCTGATGTCGATCTAGCAAATTCATCTGCCTTGAGAGCAGCTAGAAAAGCTGATCCAAGGGGGGAAAGAACTATTGGTATTATTACCAAGTTAGATCTGGTGGATCCTGATGTAGGAAGGGCTATGCTGACCAACAAAAAGTatccattgaaaatggGTTATGTTGGAGTAGTTACTAAAATCCCTAAATCTAACTCGATTTTCCAAAAGCAAACAGGCTTACAGGCATTTATTGCACAGCAGAATGAGGAACGGAGATTTTTTAGGGAGAATAAGGAGGTATTCGAAGGCACGAGTGTTGGAACCaaactattgaaaaagaaacttaTTCGTGTTTTAGAGAGGTCCATGTCTGCAGCTTTGAAACCGATGCAGCAGCAGGTGATCAATGAATTGGAGGAGACGAGCTATAAATTTAAGGTTGAATTTAACGATAGAGATTTAACGGCAGAGAAATATATGGCTCAGACTATTGAtaacttgaaaatggaaataaaagaattcAGTGAGAGATTTGGGAGACCCGAATTAAGATCTTTACTAAGGAGTGAATTAGACCAAAAGGTTCTAGACGTTTTAGCATTGAGATATTGGAATAAATCGGAGCCGTATATAAAGAAGAATCCAGGTTACGCAGACTTGGAATACGAAGAgccttcaatttcagaacTAAACTATGCTAGGAATGATGAAACCTTTTGGCATAGGAAGTTGGATCTATCTACAGCCAACTTAACCAAAATTGGAGTTGGTCGGCTTTCAACCTCTTTAGTAACAGAAGCAATTCTGACTGAAATCGATGTATTGGTTAACAGCTCCAATTTGAGAAATAACAATATGATTAAGACCGCCATCAAGGATGCAGCAGCAAGTGTTTTAAGCCAACGGTTCAACTCAACAGCGGACCAAGTTGAAAATTGTATCAAGCCGTTCAAATACgaaattgaagttgaggACCGAGAATGGGATTTAGGCAGGAAGCATGCTATCATGCTACTCAATGAAGAGTTGAGAGAGTCCCGGGCAGCTTAtgatttgatcaagaaAACTGTTGGTGGAAATAAACTGAAGCAAATATTAACTTATATTCAAAACGAGCATAATAGTGTCGGACAAAACATAGAACGTGAAAATATGGGATTCAGCCCAGGTTTGTTATTGAGAGGACGTGAAGCATTATTTCTGAATGATAGAGTAAATATCTTGAATATGAGGTTGAAGGGATTGCAGAGTTCGAGCTGCAAATCTAAGGAGAATAAGTTCAAATGCCCCGAGATTTTCCttgatgttgttgctgaaaaattgaCGCAAACTGCTATACTATTCCTAAATGTCGAGTTGTTGAGTGACTTCTATTACAGCTTTCCGAGAGAGTTGGAAAAGAGATTAAGTTCTAATCTAACACCagaggaaattgaaagttaTGCCAAACAGGATCCAAAAGTTAGGCGCCACATTGAATTACAAGAACGGAAGGAACTACTCCAGTTGGCTTTGtctaaaattgaagatgtcaTGGCAATTCAAAAAAGATTTTAA
- a CDS encoding uncharacterized protein (PKUD0A10590; Pfam Domains: Piwi(1.4e-75)|PAZ(1.1e-19)), translated as MSGGSNRGRGGIRGGTRGGRGGRGGRGGRGGKGSRGGRGGVGGGDAQVVKPEYQFKPEFESQMTAPDPTFRIKELLAQEEKTRKPGDPYQLVKRPGFGTVGIKTKVGTNYLKFNVSHMKFWYYNVTFQPEIAAKKKIKKDLLEILLKKSPFSGLKGKLFHNGSDAIYSSAPLPIKRKDGKVRFDFQQDDYKGVVSSTVMAALRGSEKKKTEGDPPVYCTVEYIYKLDMDDLNNWVQIKDEKNIEAAAYISALNVLLGYQIAKTANVFTAGRSKFFFVEHPEKCQSFQRGLYLASGYYASVLPTFDNVMLNVRPVAGAFIKSHNKDGTPMSVADLVADYFGETDLKKVPNSEIVNQRFFFKGIKILRTYLGHKSKPKGIFDISRSDTANNYKFDCDGKQTSVAEYFAEKYNLKLKYPDAPLVHLGGSNYLPMEACIIVPGQEFKGEISDVRGILSFTTHRPHVIAGLVQQEGIKNLSTAIDSEESARIGKKLVVVPSRVLPAPVLEYKNAKIAYSEKPADGKSEKAKGSWDLINKQFYNPVKGVKKLTVLVLENSRRPLRAYEKDDIEDACNEFVNSAAKTGVKFDKNYLFEPVSYDNVMYLSKEIIKVMKPLQSKTDYVLTILNQKDSQIYSAVKTALDKDLGILNQCTLANKFAKRKFGKFDLQMYALMSMKTCIKLGGTNHVLSKNDVGMLVVDGLPTLLLGADVTHPTNNSNGTSIAAVVGSVDGHFNSFPGSISVQEQKVETIAEMSKMCVERIMEYYKSVGKLPTRVLFYRDGVSLGQFNIILDEEVTAVKNSFKVISNNLGVKFDPKLTFVTILKNHSTRFFPLEKNAANSQGKQVAVTAQDNIIPGSIVEKGVTSRSLYDFFLQSQQALQGTAIPGHYYVLYDENNWTPDELQKITYNLCSIFGRATKSVRVVPPAYYADLLCERATCFVKNVKVLKNQSPVEAAKKAIGDGIHKNVKGRMIYI; from the coding sequence ATGTCAGGGGGAAGCAACAGAGGCCGTGGAGGAATCAGAGGTGGGACACGAGGCGGTAGAGGAGGCAGAGGCGGCAGGGGCGGCAGGGGCGGCAAAGGAAGCAGAGGAGGCAGAGGTGGGGTTGGTGGTGGTGACGCACAGGTGGTGAAACCCGAATATCAATTCAAACCGGAGTTTGAATCACAAATGACTGCACCGGATCCAACCTTCAGAATTAAAGAGTTGTTGGCCCAGGAAGAGAAAACCAGAAAACCTGGCGATCCGTACCAACTCGTCAAAAGACCTGGGTTTGGTACCGTTGGTATAAAGACCAAAGTCGGTACGAATTACCTCAAGTTCAATGTCTCGCACATGAAATTCTGGTACTATAACGTCACATTCCAGCCGGAGATTgcagcaaagaaaaaaatcaagaaggATCTATTGGAAATCCTTCTGAAAAAGTCTCCATTCAGCGGATTGAAGGGGAAATTATTTCATAATGGCTCAGACGCAATATATTCGTCGGCACCATTGCCGATCAAAAGGAAGGACGGAAAAGTCAGATTTGATTTCCAGCAAGATGATTACAAAGGTGTTGTCTCCTCGACTGTGATGGCTGCCTTAAGAGGTTcggagaagaagaagaccGAAGGTGATCCTCCAGTTTATTGTACCGTTGAATACATTTATAAATTGGATATGGATGATTTGAATAACTGGGTCCAAATTAAAGATGAGAAAAACATCGAAGCTGCTGCTTACATTTCTGCCCTCAATGTTTTATTGGGTTACCAAATTGCCAAAACGGCCAATGTCTTCACTGCAGGCAGGTCTaagttcttctttgtcGAGCATCCTGAAAAATGCCAGTCTTTCCAAAGAGGTTTATATCTAGCCAGCGGTTATTATGCTTCTGTTTTACCAACTTTTGATAATGTCATGCTTAACGTGAGGCCCGTTGCTGGTGCGTTTATCAAATCCCATAATAAGGATGGTACTCCAATGTCTGTTGCAGATTTAGTTGCAGATTATTTTGGAGAAACCGATCTGAAGAAGGTTCCGAACTCTGAAATAGTCAACCAAaggtttttcttcaaaggtATCAAAATTTTGAGGACTTATTTGGGCCATAAGTCCAAACCAAAGGGTATTTTTGATATAAGTAGGTCAGATACTGCTAACAATTATAAATTCGACTGTGATGGTAAGCAAACATCAGTTGCTGAATACTTTGCAGAAAAGTACAACTTGAAGCTGAAGTATCCCGATGCGCCTTTAGTTCATTTGGGTGGCAGCAATTACCTACCAATGGAAGCGTGTATCATTGTCCCAGGTCAAGAGTTCAAGGGGGAAATCTCCGATGTAAGGGGTATTCTGAGTTTCACTACCCACAGACCTCATGTTATAGCTGGCCTAGTTCAACAAGAGGGTATCAAGAATTTATCAACTGCAATTGATAGTGAAGAATCTGCTAGAATTGGTAAAAAGTTGGTTGTTGTCCCTTCGAGAGTTTTACCAGCTCCTGTTCTGGAGTATAAGAATGCAAAAATTGCTTATAGTGAAAAACCGGCAGATGGTAAGTCGGAAAAAGCCAAGGGATCTTGGGATCTAATTAACAAGCAATTCTATAATCCTGTTAAAGGTGTCAAGAAGTTGACGGTCttagttttggaaaattctAGGAGACCCCTCCGTGCGTACGAAAAGGATGACATTGAAGATGCTTGTAATGAATTTGTTAATTCAGCTGCAAAGACAGGCGTGAAATTCGATAAGAACTATCTCTTTGAACCAGTTTCCTATGACAATGTCATGTACCTCTCGAAggaaatcatcaaagtCATGAAACCTTTACAATCAAAAACTGACTACGTTTTAACAATTTTGAATCAGAAAGATTCACAGATTTATTCGGCGGTTAAAACTGCACTGGATAAGGATTTGGGTATCTTGAATCAATGTACTCTAGCAAATAAGTTtgcaaagagaaaatttgGCAAGTTTGATCTACAAATGTACGCACTGATGAGCATGAAAACTTGTATTAAGCTTGGAGGTACCAACCATGTCCTATCTAAGAACGATGTTGGTATGCTTGTGGTAGATGGCTTGCCGACATTACTTTTAGGTGCCGATGTGACTCACCCAACCAACAACTCCAACGGTACATCTATAGCAGCCGTTGTCGGCTCTGTTGACGGAcatttcaattctttcccTGGCTCCATCTCAGTTCAGGAACAAAAAGTCGAAACTATTGCTGAAATGTCCAAAATGTGTGTTGAAAGAATCATGGAATACTACAAATCTGTGGGTAAATTACCAACAAGAGTATTGTTTTATAGAGATGGTGTTTCATTGGGCCAGTTCAATATTATCTTGGACGAGGAAGTTACAGCAGTCAAGAATTCTTTCAAGGTTATCTCCAACAACCTCGGTGTTAAATTCGATCCTAAATTAACATTTGTTACTATTCTAAAGAATCATAGTACTAGATTTTTCCCACTAGAAAAGAATGCAGCTAATTCTcaaggaaaacaagttgCAGTCACAGCACAAGATAATATTATTCCTGGTtctattgttgaaaaaggtGTGACGTCGAGAAGTTTATACGATTTCTTTCTACAGTCACAACAGGCCCTACAAGGAACTGCTATTCCAGGGCATTATTATGTGTTGTATGACGAGAATAACTGGACTCCAGATGAATTACAGAAAATTACCTACAATTTGTGTAGTATATTTGGTAGGGCAACCAAATCAGTTAGAGTTGTTCCTCCTGCATATTATGCAGACTTATTGTGTGAAAGAGCTACATGTTTTGTAAAGAATGTGAAAGTTCTGAAGAACCAATCGCCAGTGGAAGCTGCAAAGAAGGCTATAGGTGATGGTATCCACAAGAATGTCAAGGGTAGAATGATCTATATTTAA
- a CDS encoding uncharacterized protein (PKUD0A10600; similar to Saccharomyces cerevisiae YDL161W (ENT1) and YLR206W (ENT2); ancestral locus Anc_7.342) yields the protein MTTKAVLRSIKNVTKGYSSAQVLVRECTSNDDMSPTITQMSLIADLTYKNGTFQDVMDIIDKRINDKGRHWRHVAKSLTLLEYLVRYGSDDVVIWAKDNLYLIKTLREFYVKDSLGQDQGSIIRVKAKELTSLLQDDERLKQERDSAAESGSRGRRRKYKPHDRTHYDEEIYDDDLQRALEESKLTAEEEEARRRERTDESLERAIQLSLEEEEMRKKNQNLLDINDTFNAPDVYGFYNQDQDLQQQQQGQIVGYDMFGNPVYADQFQQQQLLAQQQALAQQQALAQQHALAQQQMYLQQQQMYQQQLASSQVALQTGSNNPFAQQPQAQEQDLKWQQQAQKEAQDAEARGREEELQRQRLLLQQQQQQQQQQQQQQQQQQQPLQQTLTGSQRINQQYSELNQLLAQGTGIDTFGNTGDARIPAQFTKTGTFINSQGTGYKQVSAPKNPFLDSQFTGVPNTLNANSNSRIVPSETGYGFGNQHQGPGNSLIDL from the coding sequence ATGACAACCAAGGCTGTTCTTAGAAGCATCAAGAACGTCACCAAGGGCTATTCGTCTGCACAGGTACTTGTTCGGGAATGCACGTCGAACGACGACATGTCGCCCACTATCACGCAGATGTCTCTCATTGCCGACCTCACGTACAAGAACGGGACGTTCCAAGATGTTATGGACATCATCGATAAGAGAATCAACGACAAGGGGAGACACTGGAGACACGTGGCCAAGTCGCTAACCTTGCTCGAGTACTTGGTCAGGTACGGTTCGGACGACGTGGTCATCTGGGCAAAGGACAACCTCTATCTTATCAAGACGTTGAGGGAGTTCTATGTGAAGGACTCGCTAGGACAGGACCAGGGGTCCATCATCAGAGTCAAGGCCAAAGAGTTGACGTCTCTCTTGCAGGACGATGAGCGGTTGAAGCAGGAGAGAGATTCTGCTGCCGAATCTGGGTCTAGAGGGAGACGTAGAAAGTACAAGCCACATGACCGGACACACTATGACGAGGAGATCTATGATGACGATCTCCAGAGAGCGTTGGAGGAGTCCAAGCTGACAGcggaggaggaggaggcCAGAAGGAGAGAGAGAACCGACGAGAGTTTGGAGCGGGCCATCCAGTTGTCCttggaagaggaggagatgaggaagaagaaccaGAACTTGTTGGATATAAACGATACTTTCAATGCACCGGATGTTTATGGGTTCTACAACCAAGATCAGGAtctacaacaacagcaacaagGCCAAATTGTCGGTTATGATATGTTTGGAAACCCGGTGTATGCTGACCAATTCCAACAGCAGCAACTGCTGGCACAACAACAGGCATTGGCACAACAACAAGCGCTTGCACAACAACATGCCCTGGCACAACAGCAAATGTAcctacaacaacaacagatgTACCAACAACAGCTGGCTTCGAGCCAGGTGGCTTTACAGACGGGTTCCAACAATCCATTTGCACAGCAACCGCAGGCCCAAGAACAAGACTTGAAGTGGCAACAGCAGGCACAGAAAGAAGCCCAAGATGCAGAAGCCAGAGGTAGAGAAGAAGAGCTACAGAGACAACGCTTGttgcttcaacaacagcagcaacagcagcaacaacaacagcaacagcaacagcaacagcagcaaccTCTACAGCAAACACTTACAGGAAGCCAAAGAATCAACCAGCAGTATTCCGAACTCAACCAGTTGCTTGCCCAAGGTACAGGAATAGACACCTTTGGTAATACTGGTGATGCTAGAATCCCGGCTCAATTCACCAAGACTGGCACGTTTATCAACTCTCAAGGTACTGGCTATAAACAAGTGTCTGCTCCAAAGAACCCGTTCTTGGACAGCCAGTTCACTGGCGTTCCAAACACTTTGAATGCAAACTCCAACTCTCGTATTGTTCCTTCCGAAACAGGCTATGGTTTCGGAAACCAACACCAGGGACCAGGAAACAGCTTGATTGATCTATAA
- a CDS encoding uncharacterized protein (PKUD0A10610; similar to Saccharomyces cerevisiae YLR005W (SSL1); ancestral locus Anc_5.226), giving the protein MSHPHRASSTNSTVNQDDDEDEIVVPSRRRQQQKSRGISKVDDDIDATGSTTTADAAGNGSNSGYSWEDEYRRSWDIVQEDESGSIASLVSGLVDTQRKRSHINATPFQRGIIRTVVLVLDCSQVMREKDFRPNRHSLTVKYAVEFVHDFFEENPISQLAVVAMRNGLAHCVSPMSGNPSEHVDALHTLGRVDPEGGPSLQNALEMARGLLAHTLGHATREIVLVFGALFTADAGDIHATIKRLAKEKVAVRVIGLAARVAVCEELVRATNANANPKDAYNVVLNETHFRELVQECVAPLGVPKDGSTDAHALVKMGFPSRVAESSPTLCACHSQLVCGGYTCPQCTSRVCALPAVCPSCGLTLVLSTHLARSYHHLFPLKLFVESPAGNGGKLNGKAKRCFACAQVPLTSYTCSDCHNTFCTTCDVFIHETLHICPGCESRPSH; this is encoded by the coding sequence ATGTCACATCCACACAGAGCCTCCTCCACGAACAGTACAGTTAACCAAGACGATGATGAGGACGAGATTGTTGTTCCTTCCAGACGCCGGCAGCAACAGAAGTCACGAGGAATCTCCAAAGTAGATGATGATATAGATGCGACGGGGTCGACCACCACAGCGGATGCCGCTGGTAACGGGTCCAACAGTGGGTACTCCTGGGAGGATGAGTACCGCCGGTCGTGGGACATTGTCCAAGAGGACGAAAGTGGGTCCATTGCGAGTCTGGTTAGTGGACTAGTGGATACACAGCGGAAACGGTCGCATATCAATGCCACTCCATTTCAGAGGGGGATTATCCGTACAGTGGTGCTAGTCTTGGATTGTTCCCAGGTGATGCGAGAGAAGGACTTCCGCCCAAACCGGCATTCCTTGACAGTGAAGTATGCCGTGGAGTTTGTACATGACTTCTTTGAGGAAAATCCCATCTCTCAGCTGGCCGTTGTCGCCATGCGAAACGGTCTTGCCCATTGTGTCTCTCCCATGAGCGGGAACCCCAGTGAACATGTGGATGCTCTCCATACTTTGGGGAGAGTCGATCCGGAAGGTGGGCCGTCTCTTCAGAATGCCCTTGAAATGGCCCGTGGCCTTCTTGCACACACTCTTGGCCATGCCACGAGGGAGATAGTCCTAGTGTTTGGTGCACTCTTTACTGCCGATGCAGGCGATATACATGCGACCATAAAAAGATTGGCCAAGGAGAAGGTTGCTGTCCGTGTCATTGGGCTAGCGGCCAGGGTTGCCGTTTGTGAAGAGCTGGTACGGGCCACCAATGCCAATGCCAATCCGAAAGATGCCTACAACGTGGTGCTCAATGAGACGCATTTCAGAGAACTCGTGCAGGAGTGTGTGGCCCCACTGGGGGTCCCCAAGGACGGTAGCACTGATGCACATGCCCTTGTCAAGATGGGTTTCCCCTCTAGAGTGGCCGAAAGCTCTCCAACGCTCTGTGCATGTCATTCACAACTAGTGTGTGGCGGATATACCTGTCCACAATGTACAAGTCGGGTGTGTGCACTACCGGCAGTGTGCCCCTCCTGTGGACTGACATTGGTTCTCTCGACACACTTGGCCAGATCCTACCACCACCTCTTCCCTCTCAAACTCTTTGTGGAGTCTCCAGCTGGTAATGGGGGGAAACTGAATGGGAAGGCCAAACGATGCTTTGCCTGTGCACAGGTCCCATTGACAAGCTACACTTGCTCAGACTGCCACAACACCTTCTGCACCACGTGCGATGTGTTTATCCATGAGACACTCCACATTTGTCCTGGCTGTGAGAGCAGACCCAGCCACTAG